Proteins from one Pontibacter korlensis genomic window:
- a CDS encoding LamG-like jellyroll fold domain-containing protein, whose translation MLLLTGGTAVAQAQQKVWKLNSLKSTGAHKPEVWGQPEVVKTKAGKAIKFDGQDDGLLLDTNPIAGADEFTIEVELKPYAAYPENVEQRFLHIQDPSNDKRRILIELRLDDKGQWYLDLFMRTEDASLTLIDSTKTHPVNEWATIRLTYKNGQLKGYVNGVEELSGEIVYLPISSTAKTSLGTRMDKRSWFNGEIRTVRFSHQVK comes from the coding sequence ATGCTTCTATTGACTGGAGGAACGGCAGTTGCTCAAGCACAACAGAAAGTATGGAAGCTGAATTCTCTTAAATCAACAGGCGCACACAAGCCGGAGGTATGGGGCCAGCCTGAGGTGGTAAAAACAAAAGCAGGGAAAGCGATAAAGTTTGATGGGCAGGACGATGGCCTGCTGCTAGACACTAATCCTATCGCTGGTGCAGATGAGTTTACGATTGAGGTAGAGCTGAAACCGTATGCTGCCTACCCTGAGAATGTGGAGCAACGCTTTCTGCACATTCAAGACCCCAGCAACGATAAGCGCAGAATTCTGATCGAGCTCAGGCTTGATGACAAAGGGCAATGGTATCTTGATCTCTTCATGCGTACCGAAGATGCTTCACTTACTTTAATCGACTCCACTAAGACACACCCTGTTAACGAGTGGGCAACGATCAGACTGACTTATAAAAACGGACAGCTAAAAGGCTATGTGAACGGGGTCGAGGAGCTATCTGGAGAGATAGTGTACCTGCCGATCAGTTCCACTGCCAAAACCTCCCTAGGCACCCGCATGGATAAACGCTCCTGGTTTAATGGAGAGATAAGGACAGTAAGGTTTAGCCATCAGGTAAAGTAG